A genomic window from Arthrobacter globiformis includes:
- a CDS encoding SDR family NAD(P)-dependent oxidoreductase: MARIFITGSAGGLGLNAARALMQQGHEVVLHARNESRLADAGAVRDQALGTVFGDLADVAETVRVAEQADQYGPFDAVIHNAGVYSGSQIFSVNTVAPYILTALMTRPRRVVYVSSGMHRSGTPDVQGIDWTNAARRPAAYSDSKLYVTTLSAAVATRWPDVESNAVDPGWVPTRMGGSGAPDDLELGHVTQVWLATREAADAPVSGGYWFHQQRRQPHPAVNDAAFQAELLQALERHTGFALGPK, translated from the coding sequence GTGGCGAGAATATTCATCACAGGTTCTGCAGGCGGACTCGGGCTGAATGCCGCGAGGGCGCTGATGCAGCAGGGCCACGAAGTGGTGCTGCACGCGAGGAATGAGTCGCGCTTGGCGGACGCCGGCGCGGTCCGGGACCAGGCCCTCGGGACCGTCTTCGGGGATCTTGCCGACGTCGCCGAGACGGTGCGGGTGGCGGAGCAGGCAGACCAGTACGGCCCGTTCGATGCCGTCATTCATAACGCCGGCGTGTACAGCGGCAGCCAGATCTTTTCGGTGAACACCGTTGCGCCCTACATTCTGACCGCGCTCATGACCCGGCCGCGCCGGGTCGTTTATGTCAGCAGCGGCATGCACCGGTCCGGCACGCCTGACGTCCAGGGGATCGACTGGACGAACGCGGCCAGGCGGCCGGCCGCCTACTCGGACAGCAAGCTGTACGTCACCACGCTCTCGGCAGCGGTGGCAACCCGCTGGCCGGACGTCGAAAGCAACGCGGTGGATCCCGGCTGGGTCCCCACCCGCATGGGCGGAAGCGGTGCGCCCGATGACCTGGAGCTGGGGCACGTCACACAGGTATGGCTCGCCACCCGGGAGGCCGCGGACGCCCCGGTGTCCGGAGGCTATTGGTTCCACCAGCAGCGCCGGCAGCCCCATCCGGCGGTGAACGACGCGGCGTTCCAGGCTGAGCTGCTCCAAGCGCTCGAAAGGCACACCGGTTTCGCGCTCGGGCCCAAGTAG